The nucleotide window aatggggAAATATTAATAGTTCCGATATCTTTTTTtaacatcatttttatttttcttaaccCGTTTGGATTTCGATTTAAAATGTTGTGTATTTGAAAAAAGTGATTAAAACATAATGTAACATCACAGTATGGGCTTTTTACAACACTGCCATTGCTACTGCCATTGCTATTGCCATTGCTATTGCCATTGCTATTGCCATTGCTATTGCCATTACTATTGCCATTACTATTGCCATTACTATTGCCATTACTATTGTTTGCTTTGTTAAATATGTTTGAATTATATTTAGGCAACTTAAAAGAGGTGTATtgatttttcatttttccaCTAGTGCTACTTTGCTTTATTATAACTCTTGTATtatcccatttttttttggtttgATTTTGATAATTCGAATGCgaattttgttcataatattGTGGGTGTGATTGgtcataattattatgatcATATTTTTCGAGGGtttctacatttttttcaatttttttagaaCAATCATTTTCCATTTCAGATTCTTTATGTTCTACATATACACTATCActataatgatttaaaataGATTCACTTTCTGACATTGTGTAATttacataaaataaatcagggggtgcattattattactattactattattattattattactattactattactattattattactattactattattattactattattattactattttgttCGCTAATTTTTAAGGTGGATGGTATTTCTGAGAAATCAGAAACTGACTTATCTGTTTCAGTTAAGatattttttgtgtttaatatattttctgatGAATTTAATTCAGTTCCattatttgttatatttgAGTTTGTGGGtatgataatattttgtgAAATAAAACTTGATGATAATATTGAATTTTGTGCAGATTTTATATCATTAGAATTtctaaacattttatttaaaatttctGAATCACTATTATATACACTTGTATGTGATTGGGTTAACtcatttttaattcttcttggtttccttttttttttttttttattattatttttatcaaattttacaaaacataaattaatatttaaaggCTCTTTTACAAATGCATCAAGACAAagatcattttttatataataaattactttttcattttttggaaatttaaatattttgaataatGTTTTATTACACATATCTTTTGAAAACATCGAGTCATTTGAGTaaagtgtatttttttttttttttttaatatcagaatggttttcatttttttgctCTCGTTCTTGGCCATtgttattaattaaattggAACATCCACATAAGCAATTTTCCGAATTGCTACAATCGAAAAAATTTGAAGCAATATCATTTGGACAATTTGAGTAATTTTGATTatgtgtatttatttttgtctttttattttttttagataaATTTTTTTGGCTGTAAAAAAACTTGCTATATACTTTATGGTTTTcaaaaacattattttttgattctTGGatgttaattattttatatgaattaacaatttttattaacactTGATAAGATTgctcattatatattttaatatcattagtaattataaatttgaaaatacaaAACAAATCtaacttttttaaaaaatcgaGTTGAATTCTAATTTGATCAGGAGATATAtcatccatttttattttttttttttatatatatctataactATATTGTCCGAGTGCAGATCTATCAATTCACACAAAACCCTTTACCCTATAGGCCCTTATTGGGAAGGATATATgtaagaaaataaattagtatatatatatatatacatatatatataggtaTACTTTTCCGAATGcctaaaattatatacatactgGTATTGAGCGTGATACTATAATTCATAATAAATGCATTTTTATAACAGGTTTTGAGAATGAATAATTTCGTTGTTTTTGTCcacctttttttttatttttttacagttttattctatattattatatattttgtattaattttgCCCATTCATTTATGCTCACTCATTTATGCTCACTCATTTAATGCTCACTCATTTAATGCTCATTCATTTAATGCTCATTCATTTATGCTCATTCATTTAATGTTcatttattactattattttttgttttttattttttaatttttattttttattttttttatttatagttaCATGAATTTGTTAGGGGAAGATAATCATGTATTATGATAAcaacattttaaatatatatgtggaCGTATTATgctaatttaaaaaaatatatttttaaaaaaaaaaaatgataataaattattaaaaatatttgagataaataaaacatgtatgtataatgatgaaatgccccctattattatttggtaaaatttataatttttttaaaaattaatatatgtatatattatatattgaaaCGATAGCAGTTTttccaaattttttttttttttttttttttttattcggcgttattatatatgaaataatgaataatatgtatatcaatcgcattatatatttttagggtataaatatatttagatatattttttaatattatataaataaagcctttaatatcataatatttaaataataaaaaataataaaaaataataaaagaataataaaagttCAGTGCAAAGgcatatttattaatgaaCATATAGGACTTGAGTTAATATACTAAAATAGGTATTACCTTTTTCCGATTTTTTTCcgttttttttcgttttttttcgctttttttcgctttttttcctttttattttcactCAATAACCCATATGAATAATACAATGTGATGAAGTATATACtgactatatatttttttatacatgATTTCAGGGGTATACTTTATTCCCCCtatttttatagtaaatagaattaataaaataagctaattttttatacatattataccAAACTGAACAAAT belongs to Plasmodium yoelii strain 17X genome assembly, chromosome: 11 and includes:
- a CDS encoding rhoptry protein RHOP148, putative, encoding MDDISPDQIRIQLDFLKKLDLFCIFKFIITNDIKIYNEQSYQVLIKIVNSYKIINIQESKNNVFENHKVYSKFFYSQKNLSKKNKKTKINTHNQNYSNCPNDIASNFFDCSNSENCLCGCSNLINNNGQEREQKNENHSDIKKKKKNTLYSNDSMFSKDMCNKTLFKIFKFPKNEKVIYYIKNDLCLDAFVKEPLNINLCFVKFDKNNNKKKKKRKPRRIKNELTQSHTSVYNSDSEILNKMFRNSNDIKSAQNSILSSSFISQNIIIPTNSNITNNGTELNSSENILNTKNILTETDKSVSDFSEIPSTLKISEQNSNNNSNNNSNSNNNSNSNSNNNNNSNSNNNAPPDLFYVNYTMSESESILNHYSDSVYVEHKESEMENDCSKKIEKNVETLEKYDHNNYDQSHPQYYEQNSHSNYQNQTKKKWDNTRVIIKQSSTSGKMKNQYTSFKLPKYNSNIFNKANNSNGNSNGNSNGNSNGNSNGNSNGNSNGNSNGSSNGSVVKSPYCDVTLCFNHFFQIHNILNRNPNGLRKIKMMLKKDIGTINISPFFINFDSTRIFKNICRSFKLTKFNYKERNIYDLINLCFCNYQSVDIVRTVLLNDLYKQELYRNENNQKKNYKRKHAYKKKKKENILEILDEQKRVYILYFINRFLYSQKTPLSNLFRNFKQDKIKYLEDSNIEDDYDELTIDYFIFLMIFENKIDYKFYKFILKRIKDSKVTFSPIKLEKNNTSNFIAHTNNPIDKKNNNFQNSNNYDQQYFLNEKINSNFLSNDSNIQTYVQDKYTDTNDILENTFKYVTTNYETSYIPNDEITKVENTTNNYAYTLINSNTLTSHTEISIASQNSTCLNYKKNYKLENKDIGCQTENYKSQDDDGEDDEYEDEMKCIKNKTEIENEIILLKHIRPFPTIYWLVNKNICGYISHLEKVNIIKNIENLINQKNEEFNLLRHFLIYDHLKYIVIRLRHINKKILLFFYMFFLNSDVFLKQYQDNKNIEDITIGTYINPFQIQPNILNIFLQIYQIDENTISEILRKINTLRIKGIGGILNFLTLKCLHLYFASHLSYPNTVGHILEEFFKS